The Algoriphagus sanaruensis genome window below encodes:
- a CDS encoding TonB-dependent receptor yields the protein MPFSKRLLLLAVFFGFAFSAFGQSKPLIGQVLDSLNRPIPYANVVAINQSTQKIGGFGITNDEGRFKITLAPGAEYLLRISFVGFQKFEMPVKEWDSEVSFQIKLKQSDTELGLVEVVSEMPVTMKGDTLTYKTDAFTTGTERKLEDVLEKLPGFQVDENGEVKVQGKKVDKVLVDGKTFFDGDTKLATKNLPANAVDRVQVLKNFNEVSPIRGLDTNETLALNIELKDGKKNMVFGDLEAGVGPQKRYLGHANVFYYAPKTNINLIGGSNNVGEQTFTLQDYFRFSGGMAGLGGKAGSRVQLNGDDLGIPMANRTNAAQLDTDLGALNFNFTPSKKWRHAGFVIASNSKNELGSTSFRTYLNGEGNNQEILASASQVENKSALAKYALTFTPKEETYLKYSLFGKLASISNGNQLASSFNQQFAQTFQSLNTRRPYSMQQKLEWYHAPSDRHVFSTELNWESKFTDPVFDLTTNLRPLLGLVRIPESEEYQLIQAQEISTQTLEGAFNYYYILNPTNHLNWSLGYQHFSQRLMGSLAQAGFENSFEEFANDTEFGLQDLYLGTTWKTKWKKWILSPSVFLHRYTWSDQQGPGEFNFDKVLALPAMYAKWNIKSNRSLTYRFQTEANFMDIQKLAQGLVLQDYNAVFQGNRQLENGLFDTHTLSYTHFDMFSGLTVFGNLNYQRKRNEVTTTTDFAGINRLLSLVNIQPINETLNGEVRLDKALDKFKFELGGRWNSFSTNLILNDLPAQNLQFAQTYDTRVTTTFFKVLEIDLGYSFTANNYTSGPIQNTFTTHSPKIEIDLDLLKGLKLNADYTYNAYLNQAARTRSDFDFLNTFLSYRSAKSPWEFRLSVWNLLDTRAIRRDSFNENLISTYSYLVQPRYGLLTVKFDL from the coding sequence ATGCCTTTTTCAAAAAGACTACTTCTCCTTGCCGTTTTCTTTGGATTTGCTTTCTCAGCTTTTGGGCAAAGTAAACCTCTGATTGGGCAAGTCCTAGACTCGCTCAATCGACCGATTCCCTATGCCAATGTGGTGGCTATTAACCAAAGCACTCAAAAAATCGGTGGCTTTGGGATTACCAATGACGAAGGGCGATTCAAAATTACATTGGCGCCGGGAGCGGAATACCTGCTTAGAATTTCCTTTGTGGGTTTTCAGAAGTTCGAAATGCCGGTGAAAGAATGGGATTCTGAGGTGTCCTTTCAGATCAAATTGAAGCAAAGTGATACCGAATTGGGACTGGTCGAGGTAGTTTCAGAAATGCCTGTCACCATGAAAGGTGATACGCTGACCTATAAAACGGATGCATTCACTACCGGTACGGAACGAAAACTGGAAGATGTCCTCGAAAAGCTGCCGGGCTTTCAGGTGGATGAAAACGGAGAGGTAAAAGTTCAGGGTAAAAAGGTGGACAAGGTCTTGGTAGATGGGAAAACATTCTTTGATGGCGATACCAAGTTGGCCACTAAAAATCTCCCTGCCAATGCGGTGGACCGGGTGCAGGTATTGAAAAATTTCAATGAGGTTTCGCCGATTCGGGGATTGGACACGAATGAGACTCTTGCTTTGAATATCGAGTTGAAAGACGGAAAAAAGAACATGGTCTTTGGAGACTTGGAGGCAGGAGTAGGTCCTCAGAAGCGATATCTCGGTCATGCAAATGTCTTTTACTATGCTCCTAAGACCAATATCAATTTAATCGGAGGTAGTAATAATGTAGGTGAGCAAACCTTTACTCTTCAAGATTACTTCCGGTTTAGTGGAGGAATGGCTGGATTGGGAGGTAAAGCGGGTTCCCGTGTCCAATTAAATGGGGATGATTTGGGGATTCCAATGGCCAATCGAACCAATGCTGCTCAATTGGATACAGATTTGGGAGCTCTGAATTTCAATTTTACGCCCTCCAAAAAATGGCGTCATGCCGGATTTGTGATTGCTTCCAATTCTAAAAATGAATTGGGTAGCACTTCTTTTCGAACTTATTTGAATGGTGAAGGAAATAATCAGGAAATTCTAGCCTCGGCCAGTCAAGTCGAAAACAAATCGGCTCTTGCCAAATATGCCTTGACTTTTACCCCAAAGGAGGAGACTTACTTGAAATACAGTCTTTTTGGAAAGCTCGCTTCGATCTCCAATGGAAATCAACTTGCTTCAAGTTTTAATCAACAGTTTGCGCAAACTTTCCAATCGCTGAATACCCGACGTCCCTATTCTATGCAACAAAAGCTAGAATGGTATCATGCGCCAAGCGATCGACATGTTTTTTCTACGGAGCTCAACTGGGAGTCCAAATTCACTGATCCTGTATTTGATCTTACCACCAACTTGAGGCCGCTACTCGGCTTGGTTCGGATTCCAGAATCAGAAGAGTATCAATTAATCCAGGCTCAGGAAATTTCTACCCAAACGCTAGAGGGAGCTTTCAATTATTACTATATCCTCAATCCCACCAATCACCTCAATTGGTCGCTGGGGTATCAGCATTTTTCGCAGCGGCTTATGGGATCATTGGCTCAGGCGGGCTTTGAAAATAGTTTCGAAGAATTTGCCAACGATACTGAATTTGGTCTTCAGGATCTCTATTTGGGAACCACTTGGAAGACCAAATGGAAAAAATGGATTTTGAGCCCTTCCGTCTTTTTACATCGATACACTTGGAGCGATCAGCAAGGACCTGGAGAATTCAATTTCGATAAAGTCCTAGCCTTGCCGGCAATGTATGCGAAATGGAATATCAAATCTAACCGCTCCTTGACCTATCGATTCCAGACAGAGGCTAATTTTATGGATATCCAGAAATTAGCTCAAGGCTTGGTTCTTCAGGATTATAATGCGGTATTCCAAGGAAATCGACAATTGGAAAATGGATTGTTTGATACGCACACCTTGAGTTATACTCACTTTGATATGTTTTCGGGGCTTACCGTTTTTGGTAATTTGAATTATCAGCGCAAGCGCAATGAGGTGACCACTACCACCGACTTTGCAGGAATCAACCGTTTACTTTCCCTCGTGAATATCCAGCCAATCAATGAGACGCTCAATGGAGAGGTGCGCCTGGACAAAGCACTAGACAAATTTAAGTTTGAACTTGGTGGACGTTGGAATTCATTTTCCACCAATTTGATTTTGAATGATTTGCCTGCCCAAAATCTTCAATTTGCCCAGACTTACGATACGCGAGTCACAACGACTTTTTTCAAGGTTTTGGAAATTGATTTGGGCTATTCTTTTACTGCTAATAACTATACCTCCGGCCCTATCCAAAATACTTTTACGACGCATAGCCCAAAGATTGAAATTGATTTGGATCTCCTGAAAGGACTAAAACTGAATGCAGATTACACCTATAATGCCTATCTCAATCAAGCTGCCCGAACGCGAAGTGATTTTGATTTCCTAAACACCTTTTTAAGCTATCGATCTGCAAAAAGTCCATGGGAGTTTAGATTGTCTGTGTGGAATCTTTTGGATACGCGCGCGATTCGAAGAGATAGTTTCAATGAAAACCTGATCAGTACCTATTCCTATTTGGTGCAGCCAAGGTATGGCTTGTTGACGGTAAAGTTTGACCTCTAG
- a CDS encoding DUF1501 domain-containing protein — protein sequence MKYLQTRRDFLKKTSAAAITTMGMGAPLAGLLSSCESKIPTTADSVILLFMAGGMAHTETFDPKKFTPFRKGMEAKEVLSTFPSIPTKLDGIFLSEGLENIASVLDKGTLIRSYQAADLGHILHTRHQYHFHTCYEPPQSVVVPHLGSWIAKEKGPLNPVIPPFINIGQRFTVGEGEELKAFHSAGFLGSEYGPFLIPDPSTGLEAVRPPVGMDYKRFEGRNQLYNDLVAASPMGEFGSDYQKESLKRSMEQAYMLLNSPEAKAFDLSQEPKESYDKYNTGRFGLGCLLAKRLVDQGARYITVTTEYEPFFGWDTHDNGHTRLKDMKKLIDGPIAQLIKDLDQSGKLDRTMVIIASEFSRDMLMEGRPDLKVQDQVEVPDIIEDMKNYGMHRHFTDGCSVLMFGGGIKRGHVFGKTADERPCKTIENPIKIDGIHQTIYHALGIPPDKNYEIEKRPFYTTPDGKGKVEFGLLSKS from the coding sequence ATGAAATACCTTCAGACCCGACGCGACTTTCTTAAGAAAACCAGTGCAGCAGCCATCACAACCATGGGAATGGGGGCTCCATTGGCCGGGTTGCTTTCCTCCTGTGAAAGTAAAATCCCCACCACCGCCGACTCGGTGATTTTGCTTTTTATGGCCGGAGGCATGGCTCATACCGAAACCTTTGATCCTAAAAAATTCACCCCATTCCGCAAGGGAATGGAAGCCAAGGAAGTGCTGAGTACTTTTCCTTCTATCCCCACAAAACTGGATGGCATTTTCCTTTCCGAAGGATTGGAAAATATCGCATCAGTGCTGGACAAAGGAACCTTGATCCGATCCTATCAAGCGGCTGATTTGGGGCACATTCTCCATACAAGACATCAATACCACTTTCACACCTGCTATGAACCGCCACAATCCGTGGTCGTTCCTCATCTGGGCAGTTGGATTGCCAAGGAAAAAGGCCCACTCAATCCGGTCATTCCTCCCTTTATAAATATTGGGCAGCGCTTTACAGTCGGTGAAGGGGAAGAACTCAAAGCCTTTCACTCTGCAGGGTTTTTGGGTTCAGAGTATGGGCCATTTTTGATTCCCGACCCATCTACCGGATTGGAAGCAGTGAGACCTCCCGTAGGTATGGATTACAAGCGATTCGAAGGTAGAAATCAGCTCTACAATGACTTGGTCGCCGCCAGTCCTATGGGAGAATTTGGTTCGGATTACCAAAAGGAATCTTTGAAAAGATCTATGGAACAGGCCTACATGCTGCTCAATTCTCCCGAAGCCAAAGCCTTTGACCTCAGTCAGGAACCCAAGGAAAGTTATGATAAGTACAACACGGGACGCTTTGGACTGGGGTGCCTATTGGCCAAAAGACTCGTGGATCAAGGCGCTCGATACATCACTGTGACTACTGAATATGAGCCATTTTTCGGTTGGGATACGCACGACAACGGGCACACCCGACTGAAAGACATGAAGAAACTGATCGATGGTCCTATTGCCCAACTTATCAAAGATCTAGATCAAAGTGGCAAGCTTGACCGCACCATGGTGATCATCGCCAGTGAATTCAGCAGAGACATGCTGATGGAAGGACGACCTGATCTCAAAGTCCAAGACCAAGTAGAAGTGCCCGATATCATCGAGGATATGAAAAACTACGGCATGCACAGGCATTTCACTGACGGCTGTTCGGTCCTGATGTTTGGAGGAGGGATCAAGCGGGGACATGTTTTTGGCAAAACTGCTGACGAGCGCCCATGTAAGACCATCGAAAACCCAATCAAAATCGACGGAATCCACCAGACCATTTACCATGCCTTGGGAATTCCTCCCGATAAAAACTATGAAATCGAAAAGCGACCTTTCTACACTACTCCTGATGGAAAGGGAAAGGTAGAGTTTGGTCTTTTATCAAAATCCTAA